A stretch of Podospora bellae-mahoneyi strain CBS 112042 chromosome 5, whole genome shotgun sequence DNA encodes these proteins:
- a CDS encoding hypothetical protein (EggNog:ENOG503NW42; COG:S) encodes MKFPGILKRGLIPATRLRFTGHMQTIIRNMGDLNNTEAMREHVKPAHDSTYEFKSFAIRPCDEDQDIRKRYRPFLLSDEISESDWVSKLELATAAKMVDTELLVQNKDRLKILVLYGSLRARSFSKLLAYEASRILFRLGCDVRVYDPAGLPVKDDEQHDHPKVRELRELSKWSDGHVWISPEQHGNLTAVFKNQIDWIPLSTGSVRPTQGRTLAIAQVNGGSQSFNAVNSLRILGRWMRMFTIPNQSSIPQAWTHFTDANDPVDGGNRLKPSSNRDRLVDCMEELVKYTIVMRPHFDLFGDRFSEREEAKVKK; translated from the exons ATGAAATTTCCCGGGATCCTGAAGAGAGGGCTTATTCCGGCCACCCGACTCAGATTCACAGGCCACATGCAAACAATAATTCGAAACATGGGAGACCTGAACAATACAGAGGCAATGAGGGAGCATGTGAAGCCGGCCCATGACTCCACGTATGAGTTCAAATCCTTTGCAATCCGTCCCTGCGATGAAGACCAGGACATACGCAAGCGGTACCGTCCGTTCCTTTTGAGCGATGAAATCTCCGAGTCAGATTGGGTGTCGAAGCTCGAATTGGCCACAGCGGCGAAAATGGTCGACACTGAGCTGCTCGTCCAAAATAAGGACAGGCTAAAGATCCTCGTGCTCTACGGAAGTCTTCGGGCGCG ATCATTCTCCAAGCTTCTTGCGTACGAGGCATCACGCATTCTCTTCCGCCTCGGCTGTGATGTAAGAGTGTACGATCCAGCGGGTCTCCCAGTCAAGGATGATGAGCAGCACGACCATCCCAAAGTGCGTGAGCTTCGGGAGCTTAGCAAGTGGAGTGACGGGCATGTCTGGATCAGTCCCGAACAACATGGGAACTTA ACCGCCGTCTTCAAGAACCAGATCGACTGGATCCCACTCTCAACAGGCTCTGTCCGACCCACTCAGGGGAGGACCCTGGCTATTGCGCAGGTCAATGGCGGTTCCCAGTCGTTCAACGCCGTCAACTCTCTGCGTATTCTGGGCCGTTGGATGAGAATGTTTACCATTCCAAACCAGAGTTCCATCCCGCAAGCATGGACGCACTTTACGGATGCCAATGATCCTGTGGATGGAGGAAACCGACTGAAGCCAAGCTCCAACAGGGATAGGCTGGTGGATTgcatggaggagctggtcaagTACACCATTGTTATGCGGCCACACTTTGATCTCTTTGGGGACCGGTTCAGCGAGAGGGAAGAGGCAAAGGTTAAAAAGTGA